From Desmodus rotundus isolate HL8 chromosome 12, HLdesRot8A.1, whole genome shotgun sequence, one genomic window encodes:
- the RNF2 gene encoding E3 ubiquitin-protein ligase RING2, translating to MSQAVQTNGTQPLSKTWELSLYELQRTPQEAITDGLEIVVSPRSLHSELMCPICLDMLKNTMTTKECLHRFCADCIITALRSGNKECPTCRKKLVSKRSLRPDPNFDALISKIYPSRDEYEAHQERVLARINKHNNQQALSHSIEEGLKIQALNRLQRGKKQQIENGSGAEDNGDSSHCSNASTHSNQEAGPSNKRTKTSDDSGLELDNSSAAVAIDPVMDGASEIELVFRPHPTLMEKDDSAQTRYIKTSGNATVDHLSKYLAVRLALEELRSKGESNQMNLDTASEKQYTIYIATASGQFTVLNGSFSLELVSEKYWKVNKPMELYYAPTKEHK from the exons ATGTCTCAGGCTGTGCAGACGAATGGAACTCAACCATTAAGCAAAACATGGGAACTCAGTTTATATGAATTACAACGAACACCTCAG GAGGCAATAACAGATGGCTTGGAAATTGTGGTTTCACCTCGAAGTCTGCACAGTGAATTAATGTGCCCGATTTGTTTGGACATGTTGAAGAACACCATGACTACAAAGGAGTGTTTACATCGTTTTTGTGCAGACTGCATTATCACGGCCCTCAGGAGTGG caatAAAGAATGTCCTACATGTCGGAAAAAGCTAGTTTCTAAAAGATCACTAAGGCCAGACCCAAACTTCGATGCACTCATCAGCAAAATTTATCCAAGTCGTGATGAGTACGAAGCTCATCAAGAGAGAGTCTTAGCCAGGATCAACAAGCACAATAATCAGCAAGCACTCAGTCACAGCATTGAGGAAGGGCTGAAGATACAGGCCCTGAACAG ATTACAGCGAGGCAAGAAACAGCAGATTGAAAATGGCAGTGGGGCCGAGGACAACGGTGACAGCTCTCACTGCAGCAACGCGTCCACCCACAGCAACCAGGAGGCGGGGCCCAGCAACAAGCGGACCAAAACGTCCGACGACTCGGGGCTTGAGCTGGACAACAGCAGCGCGGCGGTGGCCATCGACCCGGTGATGGACGGCGCCAGTGAGATCGAGCTTGTGTTCAGGCCCCACCCCACGCTCATGGAGAAGGACGACAGTGCGCAGACGAG ATACATAAAGACTTCTGGTAATGCCACCGTTGATCACTTATCCAAGTATCTGGCTGTGAGGTTAGCGTTAGAAGAACTTCGAAGCAAAGGAGAGTCAAACCAGATGAACCTTGATACAGCTAGTGAGAAGCAGTATACCATCTACATAGCAACTGCCAGTGGTCAGTTCACT gtattAAATGGCTCTTTTTCTTTGGAATTGGTCAGTGAGAAATATTGGAAAGTGAACAAACCCATGGAACTTTATTATGCACCCACAAAGGAGCACAAATGA